The nucleotide window GGTTGACAAAATGTTTCCACCTGCATTTTTAAATGCAGGAACATGTTTTCTAAAAAAGTTAACCATTACTAAAACCTGGTGCGGACGCCAATCTTGACACCAGGTTTTTTTATGGATGAACATAAGATCTCCTTGTCCGGTGGACCTGGTTTGTTCACTATACGATTTTCAAAAGGACTATCTATCCAGGCGTTGGTGGTACCTGGCACAATAGCAGGACATTGATGTTACTGGTTGGTTATCGGTTTTTAATTATGGATAAATGATGATTTTTCTTCCTTCTTCTACTTTAAACTGAATCTTTGCCTGTGCAAGTATTTTCAATAATTGTTCCTGAGTAAGACTTCTGCCAATCTCCCCTGTAAATTTCTCATCGGGTATTTTACCTGCATAACTCACTTCAATATTATACCATCTGGCCAACTGGCGCATCACTGTTGGTATATCGGCCTCTTCAAAGGAGAAGTAACCGTTTCTCCAGGCCATAATACTATTAGTATCTACTCTTTTCACGAAAGTGATTTCATCCCTGCCAGGGGCTACCCTGGCCTGCTGACCGGGGTCCAGCTGTTTATACTGACTTCCGGCCCTTACCAGTACTGCACCTTCCAGCAAGGTAGTATTCATGGTGTTTTCATCCGGATAGGCGTTGATATTAAAATGTGTTCCCAGCACGAGCACTTCCATATTATTTACTTTTACCGTGAAAGGCTGGCGGGCGTTGGGTGCTACTTCAAAATACACCTCACCGGTTACAGACACGCTCCGCTCCTCACCTGTAAAGGCAGTAGGATAGCTGATAGACGAGGCTGCATTGAGCCATACAGCTGTTCCATCAGGAAGTTTAATTTTAAATTGTCCTCCTCTGGGAGTACTTAAAATATTACTCGTGATGGCCTGGTCTGTGGTGTTGCCATGTTTATAAATAATTTCCCCCTTGCTGGTTTTCTCTACCTGGGTACCGCCTTGTAACAGGGCCCAGCCATTGCTGGCTGTATCCAGGTTGACCACGGTGCCATCCGCCAGGGTGAGCATGGCTTTATCAGCTCCGGGACTGATGCGCAGCGGCTTTTCAGCTATGCTGGTCTGCTGGTGGCGATGAGGCAGATAATAAGCGATACCGGCAGTGACCAACAGCAATACCGCGGCAGCCACCTTCCAGTTTCTGTAAAATACAGGACGCAGGCGGGTATTGGTTTCCACCGGCTGTGTAGCTGCCAGCAAACGCAGGCGCATACGCTGTTCCAGCATAGCCTCTGTTTCCGGCTCCGCGGTTATGATATGCACGGTCAATTCCTTTTCGTCATAGTCATTATACCATTGCAGCAAACGGGCTGTCTCTTCTTCACTGGCTTTTCCGGCAAGATACTTTTGCGATAGTATGGCCAGTTCTTTAGTATCCATCCACAATCATAATTTATTGGGTGCTATATAGAGAGTCTGAAAACAGGGGCCCTACCCTACCTCTCCGGAAATTTTTTTTTTCAGAATGACAAGAGGTTAAAATAATTCCGGAATTGTACACGTAAACGCTGCAGGGCTTTGGTAATATGTTTTTCCACGGCTTTCTCGGAAATCTGCAGTTCCGTAGCTATTTCCTTATTGGTCATTCCCTTTTGCCTGCTGTATTCAAAAACGATCCGGCATTTTTCAGGCAGTTGTTTTAATTGTTCCTGCATGGATTGTTGCAGGAAATAAATGGTAGCTGCATCATCCGATACAGCCTG belongs to Chitinophaga sp. HK235 and includes:
- a CDS encoding FecR family protein encodes the protein MDTKELAILSQKYLAGKASEEETARLLQWYNDYDEKELTVHIITAEPETEAMLEQRMRLRLLAATQPVETNTRLRPVFYRNWKVAAAVLLLVTAGIAYYLPHRHQQTSIAEKPLRISPGADKAMLTLADGTVVNLDTASNGWALLQGGTQVEKTSKGEIIYKHGNTTDQAITSNILSTPRGGQFKIKLPDGTAVWLNAASSISYPTAFTGEERSVSVTGEVYFEVAPNARQPFTVKVNNMEVLVLGTHFNINAYPDENTMNTTLLEGAVLVRAGSQYKQLDPGQQARVAPGRDEITFVKRVDTNSIMAWRNGYFSFEEADIPTVMRQLARWYNIEVSYAGKIPDEKFTGEIGRSLTQEQLLKILAQAKIQFKVEEGRKIIIYP